The Klebsiella quasivariicola region GATATCCTTCCCGCCAGGGCCGGCGGCCATCACCATCCCTTCCGAGATACCGAAGCGCATTTTGCGCGGCGCCAGGTTGGCGACCATCACCGTCAGGCGGCCAATCAGCGGCTGCGGATCCGGATAAGCGGAGCGGATGCCGGAGAAGACGTTACGTTTCTCGCCGCCAAGATCCAGCGTCAGGCGCAGCAGCTTGTCGGAGCCTTCAACAAATTCCGCGTTTTCAATCAGCGCCACGCGCAGGTCAACTTTGGCGAAATCGTCAAAAGTGATGGTCTCCTGAATCGGATCGTCCGCCAGCGGACCAGTGACCGGCGCCGCGGTGGCTTTCACCTCTTCTTTAGAGGCTTCCACCAGGGCTTCGACCTGCTTCATCTCGATGCGGTTGTACAGCGCTTTGAACGGATTCACCTTATGCGCCAGCAGCGGCTGCTGAATGGCGTCCCAGCTCAGCTCGCTGTTGAGGAACGCTTCCGCACGCGCCGCCAGCTGCGGCAGTACCGGCTTCAGCCAGGTCATCAGCACGCGGAACATGTTCAGCCCCATGGTGCAGATGGCCTGCAGGTCGGCGTCGCGGCCTTCCTGTTTCGCCACCACCCACGGCGCCTGCTCATCGACGTAGCGGTTAGCCACGTCGGCGAGGGCCATGATTTCGCGGATTGCTTTACCGAACTCGCGGCTGTCCCACGCTTCGCCGATGCTTTCCGCTGCGTCGGTGAAGGTTTTGTACAGCGCCGGGTCGGCCAGTTCAGCGGCCAGCACGCCGTCGAAACGCTTGCTGATAAAGCCGGCGTTGCGCGAGGCGAGGTTAACCACCTTGTTGACGATATCCGCGTTCACGCGCTGCACGAAATCTTCCAGGTTCAGGTCGATGTCATCGATGCGCGAGGAGAGCTTGGCGGTGTAGTAGTAGCGCAGGCTGTCGGCATCGAAATGATTTAACCAGGTGCTGGCCTTGATAAAGGTGCCGCGAGACTTGGACATCTTGGCGCCGTTGACCGTCACATAGCCGTGCACGAACAGGTTGGTCGGCTTACGGAAGTTGCTGCCTTCCAGCATCGCCGGCCAGAACAGGCTGTGGAAGTAGACGATGTCCTTGCCGATAAAGTGGTACAGCTCGGCCGTGGAGTCTTTCTTCCAGTATTCGTCAAAGCTGGTGGTGTCGCCGCGCTTGTCGCACAGGTTCTTGAAGGAGCCCATGTAGCCGATCGGCGCGTCCAGCCAGACGTAGAAATATTTGCCCGGCGCGTTGGGAATTTCGAAGCCGAAGTACGGCGCATCGCGAGAGATATCCCACTGCTGCAGGCCGGATTCGAACCACTCCTGCATCTTGTTCGCTACCTGTTCCTGCAGCGCGCCGCTGCGGGTCCACGCCTGCAGCATTTCGCTGAACGACGGCAGGTCGAAGAAGAAGTGCTCGGAGTCACGCATCACCGGCGTGGCGCCGGAGACCACCGATTTCGGGTCGATAAGCTCGGTAGGGCTGTAGGTCGCGCCGCACACTTCGCAGTTATCGCCATACTGGTCCGGAGATTTACATTTTGGACAGGTGCCTTTTACAAAACGGTCCGGCAGGAACATGCCTTTTTCCGGATCGTAGAGCTGAGAGATGGTGCGGTTTTTAATAAAACCGTTCTCTTTCAGGCGGGTGTAGATAAGCTCCGACAGCTCGCGGTTCTCGTCGCTGTGCGTCGAGTGATAGTTATCGTAGCTGATGTCGAAGCCGGCAAAATCGGTCTGATGCTCCTGACTCATCTCACCAATCATCTGCTCCGGGGTAATACCGAGCTGCTGTGCTTTGAGCATAATCGGTGTGCCATGGGCGTCGTCGGCGCAGATGAAGTTGACCTCGTGGCCGCGCATTCGCTGGTAACGGACCCAGACATCAGCCTGGATGTGCTCCAGCATGTGGCCGAGGTGGATAGAGCCGTTGGCGTACGGCAGGGCGCACGTTACCAGAATTTTCTTCGCGACTTGAGTCATAGTGAGCATTACATCTTCTGTTGTAAAAAGGGCTTCCGATATTATCAAAAGGGCTGTGAGTGCGCCATAAATGGCTGCCCATATATGGATAATCGTTAGCTGTGATAAACTCTGTGATTACTGAAAGCATCTCAAAACAACAAAGGAGTCGGGATGAATTCGCAATCCCAGGCCAAATCCCCTGAGCGCCTACGTGCGATGGTCGCCGGGACGCTGGCCAATTTCCAGCACCCAACCCTGAAGCATAATCTCACCGCCCTCAAGGCGCTGCACCATGTCGCCTGGCTGGACGATACCGTTCATATCGAGCTGCAGATGCCGTTCGTCTGGAGCAGCGCCTTCGAAGCGCTGAAAGCCCAGTGCAGCGCCGAACTGCTGCGCATCACCGGGGCGAAGGCTATCGACTGGAAGCTGACTCACAGCATCGCGACGCTTAAGCGGGTGAAAAACCAGCCCGGGGTTAATGGCGTGAAGAACATTATTGCCATCAGCTCCGGCAAAGGCGGCGTTGGTAAATCCTCTACTGCCGTAAACCTGGCGCTGGCCCTGGCCGCGGAAGGGGCGAAGGTGGGCATTCTGGATGCCGATATCTATGGTCCGTCGATTCCGACCATGCTGGGCGCCGAAGACAGTCGCCCGACTTCGCCGGACGGCACCCATATGGCGCCGATCATCAAGTATGGCCTGGCCACCAACTCTATCGGCTACCTGGTGACCGACGACAACGCCATGGTCTGGCGTGGTCCGATGGCCAGCAAGGCGTTGATGCAGATGTTGCAGGAGACCCTGTGGCCGGATCTCGACTACCTGGTGCTGGACATGCCGCCGGGCACCGGCGACATCCAGCTGACCCTGGCGCAGAACATTCCGGTGACCGGCGCGGTGGTGGTCACCACGCCGCAGGATATCGCGCTGATCGACGCCAAAAAAGGCATCGTGATGTTCGAGAAAGTGGAAGTGCCAGTGCTGGGGATCGTGGAAAACATGAGCATGCATATCTGCAGCAACTGCGGGCACCACGAGCCTATCTTCGGCACCGGCGGCGCGCAAAAACTGGCCGAGAAATACCACACCCAGCTGCTGGGCCAGCTGCCGCTGCATATTACGCTGCGGGAAGATCTGGATAACGGCACGCCGACGGTGGTGGCGCGTCCGGACAGCGAGTTTACCGACATCTACCGCCAGCTGGCGGGCCGGGTGGCGGCCCAGATGTACTGGCAGGGAGAAGTGATCCCGGGTGAGATTGCCTTCCGCGCCGTTTAAGGCGGCGGCGAGCGCATCAGCCAGTATCTGCCCTCGGGCGACGCGCCCTGTGCTTCGATGGTCCAGCCATGACGCTGGTAGAAGCGCAGGGCGTTTTTATTTTCCATCAGGCACTTCAGCGTTCCGCTGGCGGTAAAGGTCCGTTCGACCTGCGCCAGCAGCGCGCTGCCGATATGTTTGCCCTGCCAGTCGGGGTCGACAAACAGATGGTGAAGGAAATTATCGGCGGTCCATACGGCGGCAAAGCCCACCGGCTGGCCGTCGCATTCTGCCACCCACAGCTGTTCATCCGCGGTGGCGGCATCGAAATCCTCCAGCCGCCACGCCGCGGCGGGAAGCCAGGTCCACGACACACTGCGCGCCCGCAGGAAGATCTGGCGCAGCGCGGGAGAGTCCGCTGGCTCGCCGGGTCGCACGTGGAGGTTGCGCGGATCAGCGGTGATAGAAGATCTCGCCATCGTACACTTTGAGGATTTTGCCTTCGGTATCGGTGATCAGCACGTAGTTACCGCCCATGTAGGTCCAGTGGCTACCGGCGTCCGGCGCTGGCAGATTACGCTGCTGCCACTGTTTGATGTTGTATTCCGGGGTGAGGTACATCGGCGGAACGGTGTCACCGATGTGGAACTGGGTGAAGTCGGCGGTGAACTCTTTCAGCGCATACTGATCGATCCCCGCGGCAGTAGCCGTCCAGCTGGCGCCAGCGGTGGCAAGAAGTACGCCCAGAAGCATCATTTTTGTTTTACGCATAGTTTCCTCAATATTACCTGGACTCAAAATAGCAGCCTCGTATCATTCCTGATGCGTTGCTGAAATGGCAAGCACTGGATTTTTAAAAAGTGTAAGCAAAACACGGCGCAAGTCTTGCGCCGCTTGCGTTGCGGCGACGGTAATGCGTATTTTGGGATCAATCTGAAGCAGGGGAGAATCGGCATGTTCAGGCTGGAAGATCTGACCTTATTTGTCCGCGCCGCGGCACTGGGCAGTTTTAGCGAC contains the following coding sequences:
- the metG gene encoding methionine--tRNA ligase, with product MTQVAKKILVTCALPYANGSIHLGHMLEHIQADVWVRYQRMRGHEVNFICADDAHGTPIMLKAQQLGITPEQMIGEMSQEHQTDFAGFDISYDNYHSTHSDENRELSELIYTRLKENGFIKNRTISQLYDPEKGMFLPDRFVKGTCPKCKSPDQYGDNCEVCGATYSPTELIDPKSVVSGATPVMRDSEHFFFDLPSFSEMLQAWTRSGALQEQVANKMQEWFESGLQQWDISRDAPYFGFEIPNAPGKYFYVWLDAPIGYMGSFKNLCDKRGDTTSFDEYWKKDSTAELYHFIGKDIVYFHSLFWPAMLEGSNFRKPTNLFVHGYVTVNGAKMSKSRGTFIKASTWLNHFDADSLRYYYTAKLSSRIDDIDLNLEDFVQRVNADIVNKVVNLASRNAGFISKRFDGVLAAELADPALYKTFTDAAESIGEAWDSREFGKAIREIMALADVANRYVDEQAPWVVAKQEGRDADLQAICTMGLNMFRVLMTWLKPVLPQLAARAEAFLNSELSWDAIQQPLLAHKVNPFKALYNRIEMKQVEALVEASKEEVKATAAPVTGPLADDPIQETITFDDFAKVDLRVALIENAEFVEGSDKLLRLTLDLGGEKRNVFSGIRSAYPDPQPLIGRLTVMVANLAPRKMRFGISEGMVMAAGPGGKDIFLLSPDDGAKPGQQVK
- the apbC gene encoding iron-sulfur cluster carrier protein ApbC, producing MNSQSQAKSPERLRAMVAGTLANFQHPTLKHNLTALKALHHVAWLDDTVHIELQMPFVWSSAFEALKAQCSAELLRITGAKAIDWKLTHSIATLKRVKNQPGVNGVKNIIAISSGKGGVGKSSTAVNLALALAAEGAKVGILDADIYGPSIPTMLGAEDSRPTSPDGTHMAPIIKYGLATNSIGYLVTDDNAMVWRGPMASKALMQMLQETLWPDLDYLVLDMPPGTGDIQLTLAQNIPVTGAVVVTTPQDIALIDAKKGIVMFEKVEVPVLGIVENMSMHICSNCGHHEPIFGTGGAQKLAEKYHTQLLGQLPLHITLREDLDNGTPTVVARPDSEFTDIYRQLAGRVAAQMYWQGEVIPGEIAFRAV
- a CDS encoding GNAT family N-acetyltransferase, with product MARSSITADPRNLHVRPGEPADSPALRQIFLRARSVSWTWLPAAAWRLEDFDAATADEQLWVAECDGQPVGFAAVWTADNFLHHLFVDPDWQGKHIGSALLAQVERTFTASGTLKCLMENKNALRFYQRHGWTIEAQGASPEGRYWLMRSPPP
- a CDS encoding RcnB family protein produces the protein MRKTKMMLLGVLLATAGASWTATAAGIDQYALKEFTADFTQFHIGDTVPPMYLTPEYNIKQWQQRNLPAPDAGSHWTYMGGNYVLITDTEGKILKVYDGEIFYHR